Proteins encoded in a region of the Paenibacillus pedocola genome:
- a CDS encoding GNAT family N-acetyltransferase codes for MIRLCGKQDEDTMYRIINDAAKAYQGVIPADRYHEPYMSREELGQEIENGVVFWGIEEDGELVGVMGIQDKGEVALIRHAYVRTARRQGGIGSALLRHITSLTERPILIGTWEAASWAISFYIKNGFALVTANEKKTLLQRYWDIPERQIETSVVLASADFLI; via the coding sequence ATGATTCGCTTATGCGGGAAACAAGATGAGGATACCATGTACCGGATTATTAACGATGCAGCCAAGGCGTACCAGGGGGTTATTCCAGCTGACCGGTATCACGAGCCGTATATGAGCCGGGAAGAGCTGGGCCAGGAGATTGAGAATGGGGTTGTTTTCTGGGGGATCGAAGAGGACGGAGAGCTTGTGGGGGTGATGGGCATTCAGGATAAAGGCGAGGTGGCATTAATCCGGCATGCGTATGTCCGAACAGCCCGGCGTCAAGGCGGCATCGGGTCTGCGCTGTTAAGACATATTACTTCCCTTACGGAGAGGCCTATCCTGATCGGCACCTGGGAAGCTGCGTCCTGGGCGATCTCTTTTTATATTAAAAACGGATTTGCTCTGGTTACCGCGAACGAGAAAAAGACGCTCCTGCAAAGGTACTGGGATATTCCGGAGCGGCAAATCGAGACCTCTGTTGTTCTGGCTTCGGCAGATTTTCTTATATGA